A single region of the Aquarana catesbeiana isolate 2022-GZ linkage group LG07, ASM4218655v1, whole genome shotgun sequence genome encodes:
- the TCF20 gene encoding transcription factor 20, which yields MQSFREQSYHGSQQTYPPEAHGPSRVEEYSPRQQAQMFQGSYGGRRGTGTPSAATPGENSSLQSCQAYRKDSGDFYYLGNKEGSATGSQAPQRRPSGPVQNYGPPQGNSSGSTGFGVHYGRDGHHSQFSGQHSTTASISQYSQDFPGSFSPSGGQYPSHVPTQQLRQQLYQSHHPISQSANTSASTGASHLQQMQRSAAISSSVGYPLRMGQYGQHYQSSAGSSTSYPPQRFGQSGTNYEGYSPGGTSSSYESPISGSSYGTQQQGFSSYSQHFKNFETTKIPQGGNQGQQQQSPHAMQFSNSSKLLTQSQAGQFNQSEVPVRSPMQFQQNFSPVSNPSPAASVVQSPGCSSTPSPLMTSGENIQCSQGNVQHPSRNRILPMMSQLSPNTQIGNYKSFGVEGHPDKRLTDPGLSSLSALSSQVANLPNTVQHMLLSDALTPNKKGSKRISRKTDSCANSETSSQAEEQLKSPMTESLDGSCSSSSGDPGERVRQLSGQSTSSEAGYKGPPSEKTASPVQSWNEPSEKTADQETDTVPKPAESFQEVPKPSEKSVGVIVSIETVTNRLDKVVDEVPKQVDVDSAVESNLPETTERKETENSCPSSQNGESSACGSVSATATNISQTESSRSPFSAGFGIKEAPTNSKHTTNLPQNAKNSESGNFGAQSDRKPGRSEKFPSLLQEVLQGHHQQEGRYARSTQEHPAGVGNSEVVLRSNVLTSQANEQSNRNILGKNSAPLLEASHWGQWERKSTAEAKPINLDFSTARKFEADVPASSHEPNSGPSERRTVICDISPLRQIVREPSSSYHVSAAQERPPDGRPGQSVILPSGMLTLEKSNCLGSIAKVEDVESPKVHRKRTEHCMSYSTKDSVRGSASPRSMTYDPNQDYSSHNSRVSNPKRGSGRVGSRGRSPAQTQDLGDKLKMSPGRSRGPTDIPHMNSTVCLSERASREALYSAFFQNTEGSTLGYHTNSRSSSYGEPHPAFTSPLHYKRQMYQQEEYKEWLGSSAQAILSASQHRQELQRKSPRQESFHVCSPGRNENEGMGYSQASSYHETSNIDYSRQLRMSEGTPSNMINVEMKRNSQKTPPGDSASWHLGHQASSTKKVGSPVVANQKPFGPNRESEPHGSRSGESELPQQGCSAHRPTGTEEVSHHNPLIMRRRVRSFISPIPSKRQFPDDKGRSAHDASKDGHEKIPAAHVVSLDADTGFSVMTEESTKSTSEQRSPTAVSLSSPTKTKILPPRKGRGLKLEAIVQKITSPNIRRITIPCTSEGSTEPVTLDDILSLKSKGPDGGNGAVQEVTERTVNDLPSISCNDELKIKGLSPKSINVWNVNDKQIKKETDEHSYENKELPQSSSIIQSSSNPFINTRGNSPAFEPKCPLQQAQQCELGDKDMLAGGPCPVIPKQDVVPPKGYFPSGKKKGRPVGSVNKQKKQLQQQALQPLQEQQALPTITGGLTSPFPAPPQEILQVSEQQFESEPKPKRRRRERRKATGTTRRRRGRQSAPIVAPLEPEIKLKYASQTIDKTETKTKSFFPYIHVENKEELGLSCVIINAEDEEQRWKKLTSVRKGQRSTSPQPTESKALPVSSFMVQGPVVTESASVGHLVCCFCGKWANYKNLGDLFGPFYTQEYASSLSKNPPPKKSVETPKRVKVRHKDASDGSKSDSDEEDEPQQVREQRSLPAHPRFKRRNRSGDCASSRHAVPSRRKTTDSCELNSLDSSGTSTAEGVSDQVFQIPQLPLDSNEFWMHEGCVLWANGVYLVCGRLYGLQEALDIAREMVCAHCQEPGATLGCYNKGCACCYHFPCSTDSECLLSEENFSVRCPKHKMRTLKSFSAEQPEQS from the coding sequence ATGCAGTCCTTCCGAGAACAAAGTTACCATGGCAGTCAACAAACTTACCCACCAGAAGCTCATGGTCCTTCAAGGGTAGAAGAGTATAGCCCCAGACAGCAGGCACAGATGTTTCAAGGTAGCTATGGAGGTCGCAGAGGAACAGGCACCCCTTCTGCAGCGACTCCAGGGGAAAATTCCAGCTTACAGAGTTGCCAAGCTTATCGAAAAGATTCTGGAGACTTCTATTACTTAGGCAACAAGGAAGGAAGTGCAACTGGGAGCCAGGCACCCCAGCGTCGACCTTCAGGACCTGTGCAGAATTATGGACCTCCACAAGGAAATAGTAGTGGCAGCACAGGCTTTGGAGTTCATTATGGAAGAGACGGGCATCACAGTCAATTTTCAGGCCAGCATTCAACAACTGCCAGCATTTCCCAATACTCACAGGATTTTCCAGGATCGTTTTCTCCTAGTGGAGGCCAGTATCCATCTCATGTTCCTACCCAACagctgagacaacagctttatcaGTCACATCACCCTATTTCTCAGTCTGCCAACACATCTGCATCTACCGGGGCATCACATCTGCAGCAAATGCAGCGCTCTGCTGCAATTAGTTCTTCAGTTGGATACCCACTAAGAATGGGTCAGTATGGACAACATTATCAGTCTTCTGCAGGCTCTTCTACTTCCTATCCCCCTCAGAGGTTTGGACAATCTGGAACAAACTATGAGGGCTACAGCCCAGGGGGTACAAGCTCTTCATATGAGAGTCCTATATCTGGATCATCATATGGCACTCAACAGCAAGGGTTTAGTAGCTACAGCCAGCATTTTAAAAACTTTGAAACAACTAAAATACCCCAGGGGGGGAATCAGGGACAGCAACAGCAGAGTCCTCATGCAATGCAGTTTTCAAACTCTTCTAAATTATTAACACAAAGCCAAGCTGGACAATTTAACCAGTCTGAAGTTCCTGTGCGATCACCTATGCAGTTCCAGCAGAATTTCAGCCCTGTATCCAATCCATCTCCGGCTGCTTCAGTTGTGCAATCGCCAGGCTGCAGTTCGACACCCTCCCCTTTAATGACTAGCGGGGAAAATATTCAGTGCAGTCAAGGAAATGTACAACACCCATCCAGAAACCGTATATTGCCAATGATGTCCCAGCTGAGTCCTAACACACAGATCGGGAATTATAAAAGTTTTGGTGTGGAAGGTCATCCAGATAAACGTTTAACAGATCCAGGTCTTAGTAGCCTTAGTGCACTCAGTAGCCAAGTAGCTAACTTGCCTAACACGGTTCAGCATATGTTACTTTCTGATGCTCTGACACCTAATAAGAAGGGGTCTAAACGAATTTCTAGGAAGACGGACAGCTGTGCCAACTCAGAAACTTCATCCCAAGCTGAAGAACAACTAAAGTCTCCAATGACAGAGTCTTTGGATGGCAGCTGCTCTAGTAGTTCAGGAGATCCAGGCGAAAGGGTAAGGCAGCTTAGTGGCCAGAGCACCAGCTCAGAAGCTGGTTATAAGGGACCTCCTTCAGAAAAAACAGCATCACCTGTACAGAGTTGGAATGAACCTTCAGAAAAGACAGCAGATCAGGAAACTGACACAGTTCCCAAACCTGCAGAGTCATTTCAGGAAGTTCCAAAGCCCAGTGAGAAGTCAGTTGGGGTAATTGTTTCAATAGAAACTGTGACAAACAGGTTGGATAAGGTGGTTGATGAAGTTCCAAAGCAAGTTGATGTTGATTCAGCAGTAGAGTCTAACTTGCCTGAAACAACTGAAAGGAAGGAAACTGAAAACAGTTGTCCTAGCAGCCAAAATGGAGAATCCAGTGCTTGTGGTTCTGTGTCTGCTACAGCAACCAATATATCTCAAACCGAATCGTCTAGATCTCCATTTAGTGCTGGGTTTGGCATAAAAGAAGCACCCACAAATTCCAAACATACCACAAATTTGCCCCAAAACGCCAAAAATTCAGAGAGTGGAAATTTTGGCGCTCAAAGTGATCGAAAACCCGGAAGAAGTGAGAAGTTTCCCAGTTTATTACAGGAGGTCTTGCAAGGCCATCATCAGCAGGAAGGAAGATATGCTAGAAGCACACAAGAACACCCAGCAGGTGTAGGCAATTCGGAAGTAGTATTGAGATCCAATGTTCTTACAAGCCAGGCAAATGAGCAGTCTAATCGCAACATTCTTGGGAAAAATTCAGCACCTCTTTTAGAAGCATCACACTGGGGTCAGTGGGAAAGGAAATCCACTGCAGAAGCAAAACCTATAAATTTAGATTTTTCTACAGCCAGAAAGTTTGAGGCAGATGTGCCAGCCTCTTCCCATGAACCGAATAGTGGTCCCTCTGAAAGAAGGACTGTTATTTGTGACATTTCCCCATTAAGGCAAATTGTGCGTGAACCCAGTAGCTCTTATCATGTTAGTGCTGCACAAGAGAGGCCACCAGATGGCAGACCTGGACAGTCAGTTATCCTACCTAGTGGAATGTTAACCTTGGAAAAATCCAATTGCTTAGGTAGTATAGCCAAAGTGGAAGATGTTGAATCCCCAAAAGTGCACAGAAAGCGAACAGAGCACTGCATGTCATACAGCACCAAAGATTCTGTCAGGGGAAGTGCCAGTCCAAGATCTATGACATATGATCCAAACCAGGATTATAGTTCCCATAATAGCCGGGTGTCGAATCCTAAAAGAGGAAGTGGAAGAGTGGGCTCTAGAGGGAGATCGCCTGCACAAACTCAGGATCTTGGTGATAAGCTGAAAATGTCTCCAGGTAGAAGTCGAGGTCCAACAGATATTCCTCACATGAATTCAACAGTGTGTCTTTCAGAGCGGGCAAGCAGAGAAGCTTTATACTCtgctttttttcagaatacagaggGCTCTACCTTAGGTTACCATACAAATTCTAGATCAAGTTCCTATGGGGAACCTCATCCAGCCTTTACATCTCCTTTACATTACAAAAGACAGATGTACCAACAAGAAGAATATAAAGAATGGCTGGGAAGTTCAGCTCAGGCTATACTGTCAGCCTCACAACATCGTCAAGAATTGCAGAGGAAAAGCCCCAGACAGGAATCATTTCATGTTTGCAGTCCAGGTAGAAATGAAAATGAGGGGATGGGTTATAGTCAGGCAAGTTCATACCATGAAACCAGCAACATAGACTATAGTCGACAGCTGCGCATGAGTGAAGGCACTCCATCTAATATGATAAATGTGGAGATGAAACGAAATAGCCAAAAGACGCCTCCTGGAGACTCTGCTAGCTGGCATTTGGGACACCAAGCTTCTTCAACAAAGAAGGTAGGATCTCCAGTAGTTGCAAATCAAAAGCCATTCGGCCCAAACAGAGAATCTGAACCACATGGTAGCAGATCTGGAGAATCTGAGCTTCCCCAACAAGGTTGCAGTGCGCATCGGCCAACAGGTACTGAGGAAGTATCACACCACAACCCTCTAATTATGAGAAGAAGAGTACGCTCCTTCATTTCTCCAATACCCAGCAAAAGACAGTTTCCTGATGATAAAGGAAGATCTGCTCATGATGCTTCAAAAGATGGTCATGAAAAAATACCTGCTGCACATGTGGTGTCATTGGATGCTGACACTGGGTTTTCAGTCATGACTGAAGAGTCAACCAAATCTACTTCTGAACAGAGAAGTCCCACTGCAGTGTCATTATCAAgtccaacaaaaacaaaaattctgcCTCCTCGTAAGGGAAGGGGCCTCAAGCTTGAagctatagtgcaaaaaattacatCTCCTAATATTCGTCGAATTACAATTCCATGCACATCAGAAGGTTCCACTGAACCTGTAACACTTGATGATATTTTATCCCTAAAGAGCAAGGGACCAGATGGGGGTAATGGAGCTGTGCAGGAGGTGACTGAAAGAACAGTTAATGATCTTCCAAGTATATCCTGCAACGATGAGCTAAAAATAAAGGGCCTTTCACCAAAGTCTATAAATGTGTGGAATGTCAatgataaacaaattaaaaaggaaacAGATGAGCACTCATATGAAAACAAAGAACTGCCACAAAGTTCAAGCATCATACAGTCCTCATCAAATCCCTTCATAAACACGAGGGGAAATTCTCCAGCATTTGAACCAAAATGCCCTTTACAACAAGCTCAGCAATGTGAATTAGGAGATAAAGATATGCTTGCAGGTGGACCTTGTCCTGTTATCCCTAAACAGGATGTTGTACCTCCAAAAGGATATTTTCCATCTGGAAAAAAGAAAGGTCGTCCTGTTGGAAGTGTTAATAAGCAAAAAAAACAGCTTCAGCAGCAGGCTCTTCAACCGCTGCAGGAACAGCAGGCTCTGCCAACTATTACAGGTGGGTTAACATCTCCGTTCCCTGCTCCTCCACAAGAAATTCTACAAGTATCAGAGCAGCAGTTTGAGTCAGAGCCTAAACCAAAAAGAAGACGCAGAGAGAGAAGGAAAGCAACAGGAACCACAAGGAGAAGAAGAGGTAGACAATCTGCCCCTATAGTTGCCCCCTTGGAACCAGAGATCAAATTAAAATATGCCAGCCAAACTATCGATAAAACTGAGACCAAAACCAAGTCTTTCTTTCCCTATATTCATGTGGAAAACAAAGAAGAATTAGGTTTGTCTTGTGTTATTATCAATGCTGAAGATGAAGAACAGCGGTGGAAAAAATTGACATCTGTACGCAAGGGCCAGAGGTCCACATCACCACAACCTACCGAAAGCAAAGCTCTTCCAGTCTCAAGCTTTATGGTACAAGGACCAGTTGTTACAGAATCTGCATCTGTAGGACATCTTGTTTGTTGCTTTTGTGGGAAGTGGGCTAACTACAAGAACCTTGGAGATTTGTTTGGTCCGTTTTACACCCAGGAATATGCATCTTCACTATCCAAGAACCCACCACCCAAAAAATCAGTGGAAACCCCTAAGAGAGTCAAAGTTAGGCACAAGGATGCTTCAGATGGCTCAAAATCTGATTCAGACGAAGAAGATGAACCTCAGCAAGTGAGGGAGCAGCGCAGCTTACCTGCTCATCCTCGTTTTAAACGTCGAAATCGCTCAGGAGACTGTGCCTCATCTAGACATGCTGTACCATCACGCAGAAAGACCACTGACTCTTGTGAACTGAATTCATTGGACTCTAGTGGAACATCGACTGCAGAAGGAGTTTCTGACCAAGTTTTTCAGATTCCCCAACTACCTCTTGACAGCAATGAATTCTGGATGCATGAAGGATGTGTCCTCTGGGCCAATGGTGTCTACTTAGTCTGTGGCCGATTGTATGGTTTGCAAGAGGCTCTTGACATTGCCAGAGAAATG